In Paeniglutamicibacter kerguelensis, one genomic interval encodes:
- a CDS encoding class I SAM-dependent methyltransferase — MKTNHEAPGSANHAEIAPPAAWDEIAAGYARFVAPGEQLFSSEALRLVGLTRGEAFLDVAAGPGGLALAAARLGASVLATDWAPAMVSQFQARIRAEKLHNAEARVMDAHALTVADDSYDVTGSQFGVMLVPDQPLALREMVRVTKPGGRVLIVAYGSPTEFEALQFFISALRTVVPAFEGLPEPPPLEFQVSDPGVLRDRLTTAGLGAVEVDTSFRERVEFDSGSACWKWMCHSNPVVGMILSEVSEGEQAVVRDVLDGMIRERAADGPFAVLTAPLNIGWGHKPVPR; from the coding sequence ATGAAGACGAATCATGAGGCACCCGGTTCCGCGAATCACGCGGAAATTGCTCCCCCGGCGGCCTGGGACGAAATCGCGGCCGGGTACGCTAGGTTCGTGGCACCCGGGGAGCAGCTCTTCTCGAGCGAGGCACTGCGCCTGGTCGGGCTCACCCGCGGGGAGGCTTTCTTGGACGTCGCCGCGGGCCCGGGCGGCCTCGCCCTGGCCGCCGCGCGGCTCGGCGCGAGCGTACTCGCCACAGACTGGGCACCGGCAATGGTCTCGCAGTTCCAGGCGCGGATCCGCGCCGAAAAGCTCCACAACGCCGAAGCCCGGGTCATGGATGCGCACGCGTTGACCGTGGCAGACGACTCCTATGACGTGACTGGTTCCCAGTTCGGTGTGATGCTGGTTCCCGACCAGCCATTGGCCCTGCGTGAAATGGTGAGGGTGACCAAGCCCGGCGGTCGGGTCCTCATCGTGGCCTACGGGTCCCCGACCGAGTTCGAGGCGTTGCAGTTCTTCATCTCGGCCCTTCGTACCGTCGTGCCCGCCTTCGAGGGACTGCCGGAACCTCCGCCGTTGGAGTTCCAGGTATCGGATCCGGGCGTCCTGCGCGACCGGCTCACAACGGCCGGGCTGGGCGCGGTCGAGGTGGACACCTCGTTTCGGGAGCGGGTCGAATTCGACTCGGGTTCGGCATGCTGGAAGTGGATGTGCCACAGTAACCCGGTCGTCGGAATGATCCTCAGCGAGGTGTCGGAGGGGGAACAGGCAGTCGTGCGGGACGTCCTCGACGGGATGATCCGGGAACGGGCGGCGGACGGGCCGTTCGCCGTCCTGACCGCGCCCCTGAACATCGGGTGGGGTCACAAGCCGGTGCCGCGATGA